In the [Clostridium] colinum genome, one interval contains:
- a CDS encoding response regulator transcription factor, with protein MQNIKHKILIADDEKDIRDILNILLTSEGYDVVLATNGQEALSLANNDIDLYILDVNMSIMNGFVASSEIRKNFFAPIIFLTAYTGESDKVMGFSVGADDYITKPFSNMEILLKVKALIRRSKQYNNNNNIEQNKSNNKIIFKDLILDLDSQSVIKDDNVIVLTYTEFKILELFITNHKKIYSLENIYQSIWEEDAIGDNTIMVHIKNLRKKLGDSSKNPKYIKTAWGKGYYVN; from the coding sequence ATGCAAAATATTAAACATAAAATATTAATAGCAGATGATGAAAAAGATATAAGAGACATACTTAATATACTACTTACAAGTGAAGGTTATGACGTAGTTTTAGCAACTAATGGACAAGAAGCCCTTAGCCTTGCTAACAATGATATAGATTTATATATTTTAGATGTAAATATGTCTATAATGAATGGATTTGTAGCTAGTAGTGAAATAAGAAAAAATTTTTTTGCTCCTATTATATTTTTAACGGCTTATACTGGGGAGTCGGATAAGGTAATGGGATTTTCTGTTGGTGCAGACGATTATATAACAAAACCTTTTTCTAATATGGAAATTTTGCTTAAAGTTAAAGCTCTTATTAGAAGGTCTAAACAATATAATAATAACAATAATATAGAACAAAATAAGTCTAACAATAAAATTATATTTAAAGATTTAATATTAGATTTAGATAGTCAATCTGTTATAAAAGATGATAATGTTATTGTTTTAACTTATACAGAATTTAAAATTTTAGAGCTTTTTATTACAAATCATAAAAAAATATATTCTTTAGAAAATATTTACCAAAGTATATGGGAAGAAGATGCCATAGGAGATAACACTATAATGGTGCATATAAAAAATTTACGTAAAAAGCTAGGAGATAGTTCTAAAAATCCTAAATATATAAAAACTGCTTGGGGAAAGGGTTATTATGTTAATTAA
- a CDS encoding energy-coupling factor transporter ATPase, translated as MKFLQIKNLSFNYVSNNEETGEKISYKAIDNVSLDIEQGSFVAILGHNGSGKSTLAKHLSGILKGSDGEVLVDGLSTTDEKNIWQIRKTVGTVFQNPDNQLVATIVEDDIAFGPENLGIEREEIKKRVDFSLKAVNMEDFRHSTTSNLSGGQKQRVAIAGILAMQPKCIVLDEPTAMLDPRGRKEVIETIKKLNKEKGITIILITHYMEEVIDSDRLIVMEKGKIVLDDIPLNVFKNVEKIRELKLDVPEAIDIAYNLNKQGYNIPLDSLSIKGLADRLIKIGFNNKTYEDTKNIDNNVNKDEEIIKLENIKHIYSQNTVFEKIALDNINIKINKGDFLGIIGHTGSGKSTLIQIFNALIKPTFGNVYINREEIYINKKQLKDIRQKVGVVFQYPEYQLFEETVYKDVSFAPTNMGLDKEEIDKRVKEALDTVFIDESYYNKSPFELSGGEKRRVAIAGILAMKPDVLVFDELTAGLDPYGREEMLSQIKYMQQRLDTTIVLVSHSMDDVSKTCNKVFVLNKGNIVLNDVVNKVFENGKMLEEIGLDIPKCSKLFHILNENGHNFNTNIYTIDECVQILNKSLNKC; from the coding sequence ATGAAGTTTTTACAGATTAAAAACCTATCTTTTAACTATGTTTCTAACAATGAAGAAACAGGAGAAAAAATAAGTTATAAAGCAATAGATAACGTTAGTTTGGACATAGAGCAGGGTAGCTTTGTTGCTATACTTGGGCATAATGGCTCGGGTAAGTCTACTTTAGCAAAGCATCTAAGCGGTATATTAAAAGGTTCAGACGGAGAAGTTTTAGTAGATGGGTTATCTACAACAGATGAAAAAAACATATGGCAAATAAGAAAGACAGTAGGGACAGTTTTTCAAAATCCAGATAATCAACTTGTAGCCACTATTGTAGAAGATGATATTGCCTTTGGGCCAGAAAATTTAGGTATTGAAAGAGAAGAAATAAAAAAACGTGTAGATTTTAGCTTAAAAGCAGTTAATATGGAGGATTTTAGACATAGTACAACTTCAAATTTATCTGGTGGACAAAAGCAACGTGTAGCAATAGCTGGTATACTTGCTATGCAACCAAAATGTATAGTTTTGGACGAGCCTACGGCTATGCTAGACCCACGTGGAAGAAAAGAAGTAATAGAAACTATAAAAAAACTTAATAAAGAAAAAGGTATAACAATAATATTAATAACACATTATATGGAAGAAGTAATAGATTCGGACAGGCTTATAGTTATGGAAAAAGGTAAAATAGTTTTAGATGATATACCTTTAAATGTTTTTAAAAATGTAGAAAAAATAAGGGAGTTAAAACTAGATGTGCCAGAGGCTATAGATATAGCATATAACCTTAACAAACAAGGATATAACATACCTTTAGATAGTTTGTCTATAAAAGGATTGGCAGATAGACTTATAAAAATAGGATTTAATAACAAAACTTATGAAGACACAAAAAATATAGATAATAATGTAAATAAAGATGAGGAAATAATAAAATTAGAAAATATAAAACATATATATTCTCAAAATACTGTTTTTGAAAAAATAGCACTAGATAATATAAATATTAAAATAAATAAAGGTGATTTTTTAGGTATAATAGGGCATACAGGGTCTGGAAAATCTACTCTTATACAAATTTTTAATGCTCTTATTAAGCCAACTTTTGGAAATGTATATATAAATCGAGAAGAAATATATATAAATAAAAAACAATTAAAAGATATAAGGCAAAAAGTTGGGGTTGTATTTCAATATCCAGAATATCAACTTTTTGAAGAAACAGTGTATAAAGATGTATCCTTTGCTCCTACTAATATGGGGCTAGATAAAGAAGAAATAGATAAAAGGGTAAAAGAGGCACTAGATACGGTGTTTATAGATGAAAGCTATTATAACAAATCTCCTTTTGAGCTATCGGGCGGAGAAAAAAGAAGGGTAGCCATAGCAGGCATACTTGCTATGAAACCAGATGTTTTAGTTTTTGATGAGCTAACAGCAGGGCTAGACCCTTATGGTAGAGAAGAAATGTTATCTCAAATAAAATATATGCAACAAAGGCTAGACACAACAATAGTTTTAGTATCACATAGTATGGATGATGTATCTAAAACTTGTAATAAAGTTTTTGTTTTAAACAAAGGAAATATAGTTTTAAATGATGTTGTAAATAAAGTTTTTGAAAATGGCAAAATGTTAGAAGAAATAGGACTAGACATACCAAAATGTAGTAAACTATTTCATATTTTAAATGAAAATGGTCACAATTTTAATACAAATATTTATACTATAGATGAATGTGTACAAATATTAAATAAATCTTTAAATAAATGTTGA
- a CDS encoding O-methyltransferase — translation MALIDNNLDVYLNNLMPKVSGELGKLQQKSYEEGVPIIPNDVVRLISVLLSIKKPKKILEIGCAVGFSSSFMSQFLQEDGKITTIERYPVMIEKAKTNIKSLGLQDKIELIEGDANQVLKTLNDEFDVIFMDAGKGQYINILTDVYRLLKVGGIIIADDILQNGDVAKQKEEIVKRQRTIHYRLNDFLWEITHNDGLDTSILTIGDGVAICYKTKNIEGLIINEQKES, via the coding sequence ATGGCTTTAATAGATAACAACTTAGATGTTTATCTTAACAATCTTATGCCCAAAGTAAGTGGAGAGCTTGGCAAACTTCAACAAAAATCTTATGAAGAAGGTGTACCTATTATACCTAATGATGTTGTAAGACTTATATCTGTTTTACTTTCTATAAAAAAGCCTAAAAAAATATTAGAGATAGGCTGTGCCGTTGGTTTTTCATCTAGCTTTATGTCTCAATTTTTACAAGAAGATGGAAAAATTACGACAATAGAAAGATATCCTGTTATGATAGAAAAAGCTAAGACTAACATAAAATCTCTTGGCCTACAAGACAAAATAGAACTTATAGAAGGAGATGCCAACCAAGTGTTAAAAACATTAAATGATGAATTTGATGTTATATTTATGGACGCAGGAAAAGGCCAATATATTAACATATTGACAGATGTTTATCGTCTATTAAAAGTTGGTGGTATTATTATTGCAGATGATATTTTACAAAATGGTGATGTTGCAAAACAAAAAGAAGAAATAGTTAAAAGACAACGCACCATACATTATAGATTAAATGACTTTTTATGGGAAATAACTCATAATGATGGACTAGACACCTCTATTTTAACAATAGGAGATGGTGTTGCTATTTGTTATAAAACTAAAAATATAGAAGGGTTGATTATAAATGAACAAAAAGAAAGTTGA
- the pepF gene encoding oligoendopeptidase F: MEQLKQRSEISEQFKWKIEDLVSSDKVWEERFETLKKDLTKMDRFKNNINIENLYDSLSLRDKLSNETMVLYVYANLKQNEDSTNNFYQSLSSKSDSLISLYQSTVAFLEPEILTLDEDKLLNAVSNGDLKLYNHYIKNLLRTKAHILSTEKEEILANVYEISQSADNIFSMLNNADADFGYIKDENGKEIKVTHGNYSMLLESPNRNIREQAFKAVYKFYYSLKNTIATTYTSSVKADIFNAKVRNYDSSIHHALSETNVSLEVYKNLIATVHKFLPIMHKYVEIRKKCLGLKEIHFYDLYTPIVKDVDKKITFEEGKNITLEALKPLGEDYIKNLKEAFDNRWIDIYENVGKRSGAYVWGAYGCHPFVSLNYTDTLDDMFTLAHEMGHAMHSYYTGTNQPYIYGDYTIFLAEVASTVNEALLMEHLLKTTKDNDEKLYLINHFMEQFRTTLFRQTMFAEFEMIVHEKMENGEPQTFESLCEIYKDLNIKYYGNDIVIDEEITWEWARIPHFYSAFYVYQYATGYSCAIAFSKKILEENGKDAYLGFLKSGSSDYSTEILKKAGVDITKKEPIEDALKVFEDLVAQMEKIC, translated from the coding sequence ATGGAACAATTAAAACAAAGAAGTGAAATTTCAGAACAGTTTAAATGGAAAATAGAAGATTTAGTATCGTCTGATAAAGTTTGGGAAGAAAGATTTGAAACTTTAAAGAAAGACCTTACTAAAATGGATAGATTTAAAAATAATATTAATATTGAAAATTTATATGATAGCCTTTCTTTAAGAGATAAATTATCTAATGAAACAATGGTTCTTTATGTATATGCTAATTTAAAGCAAAATGAAGATAGCACTAATAATTTTTATCAATCGTTATCTAGCAAGTCAGATAGCCTTATAAGTTTATATCAAAGTACGGTTGCATTTTTGGAGCCAGAGATTTTAACGCTAGATGAAGATAAACTTTTAAATGCAGTTTCAAATGGAGATTTAAAATTATATAATCATTATATAAAAAATTTACTTAGAACAAAAGCTCATATACTATCTACGGAAAAAGAAGAAATATTAGCTAATGTTTATGAGATAAGTCAATCGGCAGATAATATATTTTCTATGTTAAATAATGCAGATGCCGATTTTGGATATATAAAAGATGAAAACGGTAAAGAGATAAAAGTTACACACGGTAATTATTCTATGCTTTTAGAAAGCCCTAATAGAAATATTAGAGAACAAGCCTTTAAGGCGGTTTATAAGTTTTATTATAGTTTAAAAAATACAATAGCTACAACATATACATCTAGTGTAAAGGCAGATATTTTTAATGCTAAAGTAAGAAACTATGACTCTTCTATACACCACGCATTATCAGAAACAAATGTTTCTTTAGAAGTATATAAAAACCTTATAGCTACTGTTCATAAATTTTTACCAATTATGCATAAATATGTAGAGATTAGAAAAAAATGTTTAGGGCTTAAAGAAATACATTTTTATGATTTATATACGCCTATTGTTAAAGATGTAGATAAAAAAATAACTTTTGAAGAAGGTAAAAATATTACGTTAGAGGCCTTAAAACCTTTAGGTGAAGACTATATTAAAAATTTAAAAGAGGCTTTTGACAACCGTTGGATAGACATTTATGAAAATGTTGGCAAAAGAAGTGGAGCTTATGTATGGGGAGCTTATGGTTGCCACCCATTTGTGTCTTTAAACTATACAGATACATTAGACGATATGTTTACATTAGCACATGAGATGGGACACGCTATGCATAGCTACTATACAGGTACAAATCAACCATATATTTATGGAGATTATACTATATTTTTAGCAGAAGTAGCCTCTACTGTAAATGAAGCTTTATTAATGGAGCATTTATTAAAAACAACAAAGGATAATGATGAAAAACTTTACTTAATAAATCATTTTATGGAACAATTTAGAACAACTTTATTTAGACAAACTATGTTTGCAGAATTTGAAATGATTGTACACGAAAAAATGGAAAATGGCGAACCTCAAACATTTGAGAGTCTTTGTGAAATATATAAAGATTTAAACATAAAATATTATGGAAACGATATAGTAATAGATGAAGAAATAACTTGGGAATGGGCTAGAATACCTCATTTTTATTCAGCTTTTTATGTATATCAATATGCAACAGGATATTCTTGTGCAATAGCTTTTTCTAAAAAAATATTAGAAGAAAATGGAAAAGATGCTTATCTTGGATTTTTAAAAAGTGGGTCTTCAGATTATTCAACAGAAATACTAAAAAAAGCAGGCGTTGATATTACTAAAAAAGAACCTATAGAAGATGCTTTAAAAGTATTTGAAGACTTAGTTGCTCAAATGGAAAAAATATGTTAA
- a CDS encoding peptidase U32 family protein yields the protein MNKKKVELLAPAGDLEKLKVAILYGADAVYLGGNAFGLRAKAKNFTIEEMAEGVKFAHSHNAKVYVTCNIFAHNSDINNEKLVNYLKSLEEINVDGVIVADPGVFSIVREAVPNMEVHISTQANTTNYQTAKFWKSLGATRVVMAREMSFREIKALSDNVEDIEIEAFVHGAMCMAYSGRCLLSNYFTNRDANRGACAQSCRWKYKIVEETRPGEYYPIEEDERGTYIFNSKDLCMIQYIPELIESGVFSFKIEGRVKTAYYVGSVIKAYREAIDDYLNDPALYESKKDYYLEEVKKSSYRGYTTGFFFDKPKEDAQVYTSNSYVRTYDFIGIVKEYDNETGFAIIEQRNKFVVGEEIEFLTTKGKNFSQKVEEMYDMDGNRLEEAPHPQQIIKLKVNNPVSVFDMMRKESDNPVLPEDI from the coding sequence ATGAACAAAAAGAAAGTTGAGCTTTTAGCTCCCGCCGGTGATTTAGAAAAGCTTAAAGTAGCTATACTATATGGTGCCGACGCAGTATATTTAGGAGGAAATGCTTTTGGGCTAAGGGCTAAAGCTAAAAATTTTACAATAGAAGAAATGGCAGAGGGAGTAAAGTTTGCTCATAGCCATAATGCTAAAGTTTATGTAACTTGTAATATTTTTGCTCATAATTCTGATATTAATAATGAAAAACTTGTAAATTATTTAAAAAGCTTAGAAGAAATAAATGTAGACGGGGTTATTGTGGCAGACCCTGGGGTATTTTCTATCGTTAGAGAAGCCGTTCCTAACATGGAAGTGCATATAAGCACACAAGCAAACACTACTAATTATCAAACGGCTAAATTTTGGAAAAGCCTTGGCGCTACAAGAGTAGTTATGGCTCGTGAAATGTCTTTTAGAGAGATAAAAGCTTTGTCTGATAATGTAGAAGATATAGAAATAGAGGCTTTTGTTCACGGTGCTATGTGTATGGCTTATTCTGGTAGATGTCTCCTTAGCAACTATTTTACAAACAGAGATGCAAACCGTGGTGCTTGTGCCCAGTCTTGTCGTTGGAAATATAAAATCGTAGAAGAAACTAGACCAGGCGAATATTATCCAATAGAAGAAGATGAAAGAGGTACTTATATCTTTAATTCTAAAGACTTATGTATGATACAATATATACCAGAACTTATAGAAAGTGGTGTTTTTAGCTTTAAGATAGAAGGTAGAGTAAAAACTGCTTATTATGTAGGCTCTGTTATAAAAGCATATAGAGAGGCAATAGATGACTATTTAAATGACCCTGCTTTATATGAAAGCAAAAAAGATTATTATCTTGAAGAAGTAAAAAAATCTAGCTATCGTGGCTATACAACTGGCTTTTTCTTTGATAAACCAAAAGAAGATGCACAAGTATATACATCTAATTCTTATGTTAGAACTTATGATTTTATAGGTATTGTAAAAGAATATGACAATGAAACAGGCTTTGCTATTATAGAACAAAGAAACAAATTTGTTGTAGGTGAAGAAATAGAGTTTTTAACAACAAAAGGTAAAAACTTTAGTCAAAAAGTTGAAGAAATGTATGATATGGACGGTAATAGATTAGAAGAAGCTCCTCATCCTCAACAGATTATTAAATTAAAAGTAAATAATCCAGTATCCGTATTTGATATGATGAGAAAAGAAAGCGACAACCCTGTTTTACCTGAAGATATTTAA
- a CDS encoding sensor histidine kinase translates to MLIKSIKSKLLKEILEMLLASIIISIFSFYFLYFSSLSITENYLYKNNIVFNSLQQDTFTLWVKSICFFGGVIVFLSLFLFFLEEKISYIVYIINSVKYLKQNNMDFIINVEGNNELTELAESINFLSLSQKELLKHEKDLKEERENMIRSLSHDIRTPLASILAYSDYIKTKENLNKDDFDNYINLIISKAEQIKTLTDKLLGKENEPSKIIENGNLFIKQLCFEWEEILEDKFNCKIDLSNCNQFKCIFKIDDLRRIFDNIASNIEKYADPKKDVNLTIIHKNQKLIIIQENSINLNIDNRESHKIGLNNIKNIVANYNGQVNINKKNNIFKIEITLNTIN, encoded by the coding sequence ATGTTAATTAAAAGTATTAAAAGCAAACTTTTAAAAGAAATATTAGAAATGCTATTAGCTAGTATTATTATTTCTATATTTTCATTTTATTTTTTATATTTTTCTTCTCTATCTATTACCGAAAATTATTTATATAAAAATAATATTGTTTTTAATTCTTTACAACAAGATACATTTACTTTATGGGTAAAAAGTATATGTTTTTTTGGCGGTGTTATCGTTTTTTTATCTTTATTTTTATTTTTTTTAGAAGAAAAAATATCTTATATTGTTTATATAATAAACAGTGTAAAATATTTAAAGCAAAACAATATGGATTTTATAATTAATGTAGAAGGTAACAATGAACTAACAGAACTAGCAGAAAGCATAAACTTTTTATCTTTGTCCCAAAAAGAATTATTAAAACACGAAAAAGACTTAAAAGAAGAACGAGAAAATATGATACGCTCCTTATCTCACGATATAAGAACTCCCCTTGCCTCTATTTTAGCTTATTCTGACTATATAAAAACTAAAGAAAATTTAAATAAAGATGATTTTGATAATTATATTAACCTTATAATATCTAAAGCCGAACAAATAAAAACTCTTACAGATAAATTGTTAGGCAAGGAAAATGAACCTTCAAAAATAATAGAAAACGGTAATTTATTTATTAAACAATTATGTTTTGAATGGGAAGAAATTTTAGAAGATAAGTTTAATTGTAAAATAGACTTATCTAACTGTAACCAATTTAAATGTATATTTAAAATAGATGATTTAAGGCGTATATTTGACAATATAGCATCTAATATAGAAAAATATGCCGACCCTAAAAAAGATGTAAATTTAACAATTATTCATAAAAATCAAAAATTAATTATAATACAAGAAAATAGCATCAATTTAAATATAGATAATAGGGAAAGTCATAAAATAGGGTTAAACAACATTAAAAACATAGTAGCTAACTACAATGGTCAAGTTAATATTAATAAAAAAAATAATATATTTAAAATAGAAATAACTCTTAACACTATAAATTAA
- a CDS encoding energy-coupling factor transporter transmembrane component T family protein, which produces MNNSLGQFYPTGSVIHNLDARVKIILTFSFLMFIFISKSFIGNFVSLIFLLLVIYLSKIPMKVILKSFKGIMFLLLFTLVTNIFFNQTGEVLFKLGFIKITTGGLLYSGRMIFRLSILIVASSMLTFTTNTLDFADGLESLLKPLKKIKFPSHEISMIITIALRFIPTILEELEKIKKAQMSRGVDFETGGIIKKVKNFVPILIPLFISSFKRADDLAMAMECRCYRGDINRTRLKVLKTSKNDYIAIGCLAFYLLIIVLIRFTIES; this is translated from the coding sequence ATGAACAATTCTTTAGGACAGTTTTATCCTACAGGTTCGGTTATACACAATTTAGATGCTAGGGTAAAAATTATACTAACTTTTAGCTTTTTAATGTTTATTTTTATATCTAAAAGTTTTATAGGTAATTTTGTATCTTTAATATTTTTATTATTAGTTATATATTTATCTAAAATACCTATGAAAGTTATTTTAAAAAGTTTTAAAGGTATTATGTTTTTATTGTTGTTTACTTTAGTAACAAATATATTTTTTAATCAAACAGGAGAAGTTTTATTTAAGCTAGGGTTTATAAAAATAACAACAGGAGGGCTTTTATATTCGGGGCGTATGATTTTTAGGCTTTCTATACTTATAGTAGCATCCTCTATGCTAACATTTACAACAAATACATTAGATTTTGCAGATGGGTTAGAATCATTGTTAAAGCCTCTTAAAAAAATAAAGTTTCCTTCTCACGAAATATCAATGATTATAACTATTGCGCTTAGGTTTATACCAACTATATTAGAAGAATTAGAAAAAATAAAAAAAGCACAAATGTCTAGAGGAGTAGATTTTGAAACAGGTGGAATAATTAAAAAAGTTAAAAATTTTGTACCTATATTAATACCTCTTTTTATATCATCTTTTAAAAGGGCAGATGATTTGGCAATGGCTATGGAATGTAGGTGTTATAGAGGTGATATAAATAGGACAAGACTAAAAGTTTTAAAAACATCTAAAAATGATTATATAGCTATTGGTTGTTTAGCTTTTTATTTATTAATTATTGTTTTAATAAGATTTACTATTGAATCATAA
- the truA gene encoding tRNA pseudouridine(38-40) synthase TruA: MENKNILLTVAYDGTNYFGWQKQDNVKTIQGELEKALSKLFKQKIDIRGASRTDTGVHSLCQLALLKHKTTIPIDRIPLAINSFLDTKEIIITNAMYVDESFHPQNSVYKKTYQYKIYNANFLNPLLRNYTEFVHKPLNIEKMKQATKYFLGRHDFKAFCATGSTAKTTERTIYYLDIIKEDNIITIEITGNGFLYNMVRIIAGTLIDVGLDKKQPEDIEHIILSKDRQKSGKTASASGLTLYKVYFDN, from the coding sequence ATGGAAAATAAAAATATTTTATTAACAGTTGCTTATGATGGTACAAATTATTTTGGTTGGCAAAAGCAAGATAATGTAAAAACTATACAAGGTGAGCTAGAAAAAGCCTTGTCAAAACTTTTTAAACAAAAAATAGATATAAGAGGAGCAAGCCGAACAGACACAGGAGTTCACTCCTTGTGTCAGCTTGCTTTGTTAAAGCATAAAACAACTATTCCGATAGATAGGATACCACTTGCTATAAACTCTTTTTTAGATACAAAAGAAATAATAATAACAAACGCTATGTATGTAGATGAAAGTTTTCACCCTCAAAATAGTGTATATAAAAAAACATATCAATATAAAATATATAACGCAAATTTTTTAAACCCCTTGTTAAGAAACTATACAGAATTTGTACATAAACCTTTAAACATAGAAAAAATGAAGCAAGCTACAAAATATTTTTTAGGAAGACACGATTTTAAAGCTTTTTGTGCAACAGGGAGTACGGCAAAAACAACAGAGAGGACAATATATTATTTAGATATAATAAAAGAAGATAATATTATAACAATAGAAATAACAGGTAATGGATTTTTATATAATATGGTTAGAATAATAGCCGGAACGCTTATAGATGTAGGGCTTGACAAAAAACAACCAGAAGATATAGAGCATATAATATTATCTAAAGATAGACAAAAATCAGGAAAAACGGCATCTGCTAGCGGGCTTACATTATATAAAGTATATTTTGATAATTAA
- the mltG gene encoding endolytic transglycosylase MltG — translation MNNPKKHKVKNKGNKKRKVKKTPIIVLCVILIFFTFIGISSYKFYSLYQKGGIKHSSGYTVPHYVTVSIKMGTSPKEIMSVLKESEIIDNSFLFYLKAKNDGVIESFKAGDFTFNTDMDYNQIIDTLQNPNKDTQLKLLVKEGQTQEDIAKTLDEKGIVSYKDFMNACNNINFDYDFLKGLQNNPERKNKLEGYLYPDTYYLSENETAETIINKLLSRFDELYTEDMAKKASDMGFTTDEIITIASIVEREVKYSPEKNIVASVVYNRLKKSIKLQMDSTVLYAKNKHSDRTLISDTKIESPYNTYYVEGLPIGPISNPSIDTIKAVLNPANTDYLYYVVKDDTTGKHFFTSNYNEFLKAKDEYVKKFD, via the coding sequence ATGAATAACCCAAAAAAACACAAGGTTAAAAATAAAGGTAATAAAAAAAGAAAAGTTAAAAAAACACCTATAATTGTTTTATGTGTAATATTAATATTTTTTACATTTATAGGTATATCATCTTATAAGTTTTATTCTTTGTACCAAAAAGGTGGTATAAAACATAGCAGTGGTTATACTGTGCCACATTATGTAACAGTATCTATAAAAATGGGAACTAGCCCTAAAGAAATAATGTCTGTTTTAAAAGAATCAGAAATTATAGACAATAGTTTCTTATTTTATTTAAAAGCTAAAAATGACGGTGTTATCGAAAGCTTTAAAGCTGGTGATTTTACTTTTAATACAGATATGGACTATAACCAAATAATAGATACTTTACAAAATCCAAATAAAGATACACAACTAAAGCTATTAGTAAAAGAAGGTCAAACACAAGAAGATATAGCTAAAACTCTTGATGAAAAAGGTATTGTATCTTATAAAGATTTTATGAATGCTTGTAACAATATTAATTTTGATTATGATTTTTTAAAAGGTTTACAAAATAATCCTGAAAGAAAAAATAAATTAGAAGGTTATCTATATCCAGATACCTACTATCTATCAGAAAATGAAACTGCTGAGACTATTATAAATAAACTTCTATCAAGATTTGATGAGCTTTATACTGAAGATATGGCAAAAAAAGCTAGCGATATGGGCTTTACAACAGATGAAATTATTACTATTGCATCTATTGTAGAACGTGAAGTAAAATATAGCCCTGAAAAAAACATTGTTGCCTCTGTTGTTTACAATAGACTAAAAAAAAGTATTAAGCTACAAATGGACTCAACTGTTTTATATGCTAAAAATAAGCATAGTGATAGAACTCTTATATCTGATACAAAAATAGAGTCTCCTTACAACACATATTATGTAGAAGGCTTACCTATAGGGCCTATATCTAATCCTAGCATAGACACAATAAAAGCAGTTTTAAACCCTGCAAACACAGATTATTTATATTACGTTGTAAAAGATGACACAACCGGAAAGCACTTTTTTACCTCAAATTATAACGAGTTTTTAAAAGCAAAAGATGAATATGTAAAAAAATTTGATTAA